In Odocoileus virginianus isolate 20LAN1187 ecotype Illinois chromosome 23, Ovbor_1.2, whole genome shotgun sequence, one DNA window encodes the following:
- the KCNJ4 gene encoding inward rectifier potassium channel 4, whose product MHGHSRNGQAHVPRRKRRNRFVKKNGQCNVYFANLSNKSQRYMADIFTTCVDTRWRYMLMIFSAAFLVSWLFFGLLFWCIAFFHGDLEAGPAGAAAGAPAGGGGAAPVAPKPCIMHVNGFLGAFLFSVETQTTIGYGFRCVTEECPLAVIAVVVQSIVGCVIDSFMIGTIMAKMARPKKRAQTLLFSHHAVISVRDGKLCLMWRVGNLRKSHIVEAHVRAQLIKPYMTQEGEYLPLDQRDLNVGYDIGLDRIFLVSPIIIVHEIDEDSPLYGMGKEELESEDFEIVVILEGMVEATAMTTQARSSYLASEILWGHRFEPVVFEEKSHYKVDYSRFHKTYEVAGTPCCSARELQESKITVLPAPPPPPSAFCYENELALMSQEEEEMEEEAAAAAAVAAGLGLEAGSKEEAGIIRMLEFGSHLDLERMQATLPLDNISYRRESAI is encoded by the coding sequence ATGCACGGGCACAGCCGAAACGGGCAGGCCCACGTGCCCCGGCGGAAGCGCCGCAACCGCTTTGTCAAGAAGAACGGCCAATGCAACGTCTACTTCGCCAACCTGAGCAACAAGTCGCAGCGCTACATGGCGGACATCTTCACCACCTGCGTGGACACGCGCTGGCGCTACATGCTCATGATCTTCTCTGCGGCCTTTCTTGTCTCCTGGCTCTTTTTCGGCCTCCTCTTCTGGTGCATCGCCTTCTTCCATGGTGACCTGGAGGCCGGCCCAGCGGGGGCCGCGGCGGGGGCCccggcaggaggtgggggggcggCACCGGTGGCCCCCAAGCCCTGCATCATGCACGTGAACGGCTTCCTGGGCGCCTTCCTCTTCTCAGTGGAGACGCAGACGACCATCGGTTATGGATTCCGGTGCGTGACGGAGGAGTGCCCGCTGGCGGTCATCGCCGTAGTGGTCCAGTCCATCGTGGGCTGCGTCATCGACTCCTTCATGATTGGCACCATCATGGCCAAGATGGCCCGGCCCAAGAAGCGGGCGCAgacgttgctgttcagtcaccatgCCGTCATCTCGGTGCGCGACGGCAAGCTCTGCCTCATGTGGCGCGTGGGCAACCTACGCAAGAGCCACATCGTGGAGGCCCACGTGCGGGCCCAGCTCATCAAGCCCTACATGACCCAGGAGGGCGAGTACCTGCCGCTGGATCAGCGGGACCTCAACGTGGGCTACGACATCGGCCTGGACCGCATCTTCCTGGTCTCGCCCATCATCATTGTCCACGAGATCGACGAGGACAGCCCACTCTATGGCATGGGCAAGGAGGAGCTGGAGTCGGAGGACTTTGAGATCGTGGTCATCCTGGAGGGTATGGTGGAGGCCACGGCCATGACCACCCAGGCCCGCAGCTCCTACCTGGCCAGCGAGATCCTGTGGGGCCACCGCTTCGAGCCCGTGGTCTTCGAGGAGAAGAGCCACTACAAGGTGGACTACTCGCGCTTCCACAAGACCTACGAGGTGGCCGGTACACCCTGCTGCTCTGCCCGGGAGCTGCAGGAGAGCAAGATCACCGTGCTGCCCGCCCCACCGCCCCCGCCCAGTGCCTTCTGCTACGAGAACGAGCTGGCCCTCATgagccaggaggaagaggagatggaggaggaggctgCGGCCGCTGCCGCCGTGGCCGCGGGCCTGGGCCTGGAGGCGGGCTCCAAGGAGGAGGCGGGCATCATCCGGATGCTGGAGTTTGGCAGCCACCTGGATCTGGAGCGCATGCAAGCCACCCTCCCGCTGGACAACATCTCCTACCGCAGGGAGTCTGCCATCTGA